One genomic segment of Rivularia sp. PCC 7116 includes these proteins:
- a CDS encoding SMP-30/gluconolactonase/LRE family protein, producing the protein MMNNTFRIGTYSLLLGLLSLQSSCGNTSANTSETSDIVDDNTKVEKLFSGLKFTEGPVWNPEGFLLFSDIPADTIYKWNTKDKPTIFRRPSGNTNGNSYDNQGRLISAQHNRKLTRTEKDGKITVLAERYKDKRLNSPNDIAVKSDDSIYFTDPPYGIKKEEEELGFYGIYRWEENGNLTLLNKEIVRPNGIAFSPDETKLYVSDSEKLHILVFDVKPDGTLSEGKVFAELTGSTDKGVPDGIKVDTKGNVYGTGSGGVWIFSPAGKLLDKISVPEKATNLAWGNKDYKTLYITAGNSVYRIPLNTVGIQPGKN; encoded by the coding sequence ATGATGAATAATACTTTCCGAATAGGTACATACAGTTTGTTATTGGGCTTATTAAGTTTACAATCAAGCTGTGGAAATACTTCTGCTAATACATCTGAAACGTCAGATATTGTTGATGATAATACTAAAGTAGAAAAGTTGTTTAGCGGATTAAAATTCACGGAAGGTCCTGTTTGGAATCCCGAGGGCTTTTTACTTTTTAGCGATATTCCAGCAGATACTATATATAAGTGGAATACTAAAGACAAACCTACTATATTTCGTCGTCCTTCTGGAAATACCAATGGTAATAGTTATGATAATCAAGGAAGATTGATTAGCGCTCAACATAACCGCAAATTAACCCGGACTGAAAAAGATGGTAAAATCACCGTCTTAGCTGAACGATACAAAGATAAACGGCTTAATAGTCCCAATGATATTGCAGTGAAGTCGGATGATAGTATTTATTTTACCGATCCACCTTATGGAATCAAAAAAGAAGAAGAAGAATTAGGATTTTATGGTATCTATCGTTGGGAAGAAAATGGGAATTTGACCTTGTTAAATAAAGAAATAGTTCGTCCCAATGGAATTGCTTTTTCTCCCGATGAAACAAAATTATACGTTAGTGATTCGGAAAAATTACATATTCTCGTCTTTGATGTCAAACCAGATGGAACTTTAAGTGAAGGTAAGGTATTTGCAGAATTAACTGGTTCTACAGATAAAGGTGTACCCGATGGAATCAAAGTAGATACCAAAGGTAATGTTTACGGTACTGGTTCTGGAGGTGTGTGGATTTTTTCACCAGCAGGTAAACTTCTCGATAAAATAAGCGTTCCTGAAAAAGCTACAAATTTGGCTTGGGGAAATAAAGACTATAAAACACTTTACATTACTGCTGGTAATAGCGTTTACCGGATTCCACTAAATACTGTAGGAATACAACCGGGTAAAAATTAG
- a CDS encoding sorbosone dehydrogenase family protein: protein MVLVKKNLIKRLYLFICTGFILISSLVFSSISHAQITDPIPEKIEKSQLIVGLEEIAQIPGSGTGRDKVARLNFLTNAGDGSGRLFVNDMRGKLYVINDGETSLYMNFKSLVCSGFSYQTQQQGFAYFAFHPEFAKNGILYTVHTEEKNNRLPDFPVTKIIFDSENKTIESSHHDVILEWKADNPAANYFTGNFRETIRIEEPYEDHNVGQLGFNPNAKPGDADYGMLYIALADGGSNGFPVSETDPLDNGQNLNTPLGKILRINPSGNNSKNGKYGIPKENPFANDNDSKTLGEIWAYGLRNPHRLSWDTGGNGKMLAVDTGQAFIEEVNLIVKGANYGWGNREGTWVIKEDNENVLFDLPKNDAEYDYTYPVAQYDHDIPKDYEGFYGIAITGGYVYRGKAIPELIGEYIFADFGSDARFFHVPVDKLVNGKQAQIKELRLFDGRKSASFLEIIGSKRSDVRFGVDEAGEIYVTSKSDGKVRKFVSVKNNGN, encoded by the coding sequence ATGGTGTTGGTCAAAAAAAATTTAATAAAAAGGCTGTATCTTTTTATTTGTACTGGGTTTATTTTAATATCGAGTTTAGTTTTTTCTAGTATTTCTCACGCTCAGATAACTGACCCAATTCCCGAAAAAATAGAAAAATCACAGTTAATTGTTGGTTTAGAAGAAATAGCACAAATTCCCGGTAGTGGAACCGGAAGAGACAAGGTAGCTCGATTAAATTTTTTAACTAATGCTGGTGACGGTAGCGGTAGGTTATTTGTTAATGATATGCGAGGGAAATTGTATGTCATTAATGATGGAGAAACCTCTTTATATATGAATTTTAAAAGTTTAGTATGTTCTGGCTTTAGCTATCAAACCCAACAACAGGGTTTTGCTTATTTTGCGTTTCATCCAGAGTTTGCTAAAAATGGAATTCTCTATACCGTACATACCGAAGAAAAAAATAATCGTCTTCCTGATTTTCCCGTTACCAAAATAATTTTTGATAGCGAAAATAAAACCATTGAAAGTTCTCATCACGATGTAATTCTAGAATGGAAAGCTGATAATCCTGCTGCGAATTATTTCACCGGAAATTTTAGAGAAACAATCCGTATCGAAGAACCTTATGAAGACCATAATGTCGGACAATTAGGATTCAACCCAAACGCTAAACCGGGAGATGCTGATTATGGCATGTTGTATATTGCTTTAGCTGATGGAGGTAGTAATGGCTTTCCCGTCAGCGAAACAGATCCCCTCGACAACGGACAAAATTTGAATACTCCTTTAGGTAAAATTCTGCGGATAAATCCGAGTGGTAATAATAGTAAGAATGGTAAATATGGTATTCCCAAAGAGAATCCTTTTGCTAATGATAATGATTCAAAAACATTAGGGGAAATTTGGGCTTATGGATTGCGAAATCCCCATCGTTTAAGTTGGGACACTGGTGGTAATGGTAAAATGTTGGCTGTTGATACCGGACAAGCTTTTATTGAAGAAGTGAATCTTATAGTTAAGGGTGCTAATTATGGATGGGGAAATCGTGAAGGAACTTGGGTTATCAAAGAAGATAACGAAAATGTGCTTTTCGATTTACCTAAAAATGATGCTGAGTATGATTATACTTATCCTGTAGCTCAATATGACCATGATATTCCCAAAGATTATGAGGGTTTTTATGGGATTGCAATTACGGGTGGTTATGTATATCGAGGTAAAGCTATTCCCGAATTAATCGGTGAATATATTTTTGCAGATTTTGGTAGCGATGCCCGTTTTTTTCACGTACCCGTAGATAAGCTTGTAAATGGTAAACAGGCACAGATAAAAGAACTGAGGCTTTTTGATGGTAGAAAATCAGCTAGTTTTCTAGAAATTATTGGTAGCAAACGTTCTGATGTCAGATTCGGAGTAGATGAAGCAGGAGAAATTTACGTTACGTCTAAAAGCGATGGAAAAGTCAGAAAGTTTGTATCTGTTAAGAATAATGGTAATTAA